In the genome of Corynebacterium glucuronolyticum DSM 44120, the window AGCGGCATCAACACGATGATGATAGCCAGAGACAGCACGATGTTCTGGTTGATGATCCTGCTGCCTCGGCGGGCGTGTTGCAGTGCCTGCGGGATCAGCCGGAGGTCGTGGCCGGTGAAGGCGACGTCAGCGGACTCGATCGCGGCATCAGAGCCGGTCGCTCCCATCGCTATACCCACCGTTGCGCCCGCCAGTGCCGGAGCGTCGTTGATGCCGTCGCCGATCATGGCTGTCGGCGTCTTGGAGGAGAGTTCGGCGACGATGCTTGCCTTGTCCTCTGGGCGTAGCTCGGCGCGCACGTCGTCGATCCCGGCGATTTCAGCCAGCGCCCGGGCGGTGCGAGTGTTGTCGCCGGTGAGCATGCTCACCTTCACGTCGTTAGCGTGCAGGGTCTGCACAGCTTCGGGCACCTCGGGCCGCAGCTCGTCGCGGACCCCGATCGCCCCGGCGAGGGCGTCATCGACGGTGACCAGTACGCAGGTTTGGCCCTCGGACTCCATGCGCTCAACGTCTGCATTCAGTGGCCCGGCGTTGATCCACCGGGGGCTGCCCACCAGCACCCGTCGACCTTCGACGGTGCCGCCGATGCCATGCCCGGCTTCCTCTCTGATGTCCAGAGCGGCGGGCGCTTCGGGCCCCGCTGCCGCGATCGCCGCGGCGAGGGGGTGCGTCGATTGCTGCTCAACTGCCGCCGCGAAGGCAAGCACCTGCGCCCGATCGAATCCCACCGCCGGGACCACACCGGTAACCTCGGGCTGGTTGCGGGTGAGGGTTCCGGTCTTGTCTACCGCCAGGTGACGGATGCCGCCGAGCCGCTCGAACGCCGCGCCGGACTTGATGACCACGCCAAACTGGCTGGCCGCGCCGATCGCGGCTACGACCGTCAGCGGAACGGAGATTGCCAGCGCGCACGGCGACGCTGCGACCAGGACCACCAGCGCGCGGGTGACCCACGTCTCGGGGTCGCCGAGCAGTGAGCCGATCACGCCGACTAGCACCGCCAGGATCATCACCCCGGGCACTAGGGGTTGGGCAATCCTGTCGGCGATCCGTGCGCGGTCGCCCTTTTCCGCCTGCGCCTGCTCGACCAGGTCCACGAGTGTGGTCAGCGAGTTGTCCGTTCCAGCTGCGGTCGTCTCGACCTCCAGCACACCGGCGGAGTTGATCGCTCCCGCAGGCACCTCGTCGCCGGGTGCAACCTCCTCCGGAATGGATTCTCCGGTGATCGCTGAGGTGTCAAGGCTGGAGCGTCCGGAACGAATGATGCCGTCCGTGGCGATCCGCTCCCCGGGGCGAACGAGCATCAGCTCGCCAACCACGAGGTCCTTCGCTGCGACTTCGACCGCCGTACCGTCGCGCTGCACCGTCGCGGTCTGTGGTACCAATTTCAACAGTGCCCGCAGTCCACCCTGGGCCCGATCCATCGCCTTGTCTTCCAGTGCCTCGGCGATCGAGTACAGGAACGCTAGCGCCGCGGCCTCTCCGACGTAACCGAGGATTACCGCGCCGACCGCGCTGATTGTCATCAGCAAGCCAATGCCGAGCTTACGCTTTGTGGCAAGGTTCCGGATAGCGCCGGGCGCGAACGTATACGCCCCTAGCAGCAGGCCGACCCAGAACAGTACTGTCGCGGGTGTCTCTAGCCCAGACCAGCCCAGCGCCAGACCTATGCAGAGGGCTACGCCGGAGAAGATCGGCAGTAGCAACTCGGGGTCCTTCCACCATGGCCGATCGAGATCTTCGATTTCCGTGGCTGGTTCGTGGTCGCATCCACATGCTGAAGTCATGCGTCCACTCCTTTTCCGCCGCAGCCGGGCACCGAGCACTCAGGGTCGATGCACGGGGCGTTTTCGTCGACAGCCAACGTCGCGTTCACTAGCGCGTTGAGCGCTGTCGCGAGGTGCGGATCGGCGATTTCGTAGCGTGTCTTGCGGCCCTCCGGCTCGGCGACGACGATGCCGCAGTCACGCAAGCAGGTCAGGTGGTTCGAGACGTTCGAGCGGGTCAGGTCCAGGTCGCGCGAAAGTACGGACGGGTAGCTCGGGCCGTCTAGTAGGGTCATCAGGATTCTGGAGCGCGTCGGATCCGCCAGGGCCCGGCCGAACCGGTTCATGACGTCGAGGCGCGAAGCAATGGTCAGCATGTGCTGAACTATACACCATCGAGTGAACTGACAAAAGCATGAAGATGCTGCGGCTGGCAGGAATTAGTCGATGAGATTGCCTGCGGCTGGGCCTTCGCTGTCCGGGTGCCAACCCAACGCGGGGGAGGCATGGTTGGCGAAGTTGTCCAAAATCTTCACGTTGACGTGCACGCCCACCCCGGTGGGGATGGTGATGAGCAGGGGGCGACGGGCATAACGGTATCGTCGGCTTTGAGCTGTTCAATGAGCCTGTCCGTCTCGGCGGCGGAGGTGCAGACAAAGGTGGTGGAGTCTACATCAGGCAGCGCACCTACCTGGTCGGAGCCGGAGTCCTGCAAGCCGAACATCTGCAGGTCCGGGCCGTTGACGATGGGGAAGATGGGGCGGGACGCTGATCGCGTGGCGTCCAAGCGCGGCCCGCCCCTTCCATGTGGCGCGGTAGCGGCTGATCTGATCCGCCTGCATTTTCGCCCAGGGGTTCGGCGGTGGTCTCGGCGACCAGGGTCGACGACATTAGGTTCAGCCCGTCCGTGACGTTCTTTTCTGCAGACGGCCCGCGCTGGCCACCGAAGGCATAATGGCCGAAGCTGAAGAATCCGAACGCTTTCATGGGAGAACACTCCTTGTAGTGACATATCAATAACTGG includes:
- a CDS encoding heavy metal translocating P-type ATPase, whose translation is MTSACGCDHEPATEIEDLDRPWWKDPELLLPIFSGVALCIGLALGWSGLETPATVLFWVGLLLGAYTFAPGAIRNLATKRKLGIGLLMTISAVGAVILGYVGEAAALAFLYSIAEALEDKAMDRAQGGLRALLKLVPQTATVQRDGTAVEVAAKDLVVGELMLVRPGERIATDGIIRSGRSSLDTSAITGESIPEEVAPGDEVPAGAINSAGVLEVETTAAGTDNSLTTLVDLVEQAQAEKGDRARIADRIAQPLVPGVMILAVLVGVIGSLLGDPETWVTRALVVLVAASPCALAISVPLTVVAAIGAASQFGVVIKSGAAFERLGGIRHLAVDKTGTLTRNQPEVTGVVPAVGFDRAQVLAFAAAVEQQSTHPLAAAIAAAGPEAPAALDIREEAGHGIGGTVEGRRVLVGSPRWINAGPLNADVERMESEGQTCVLVTVDDALAGAIGVRDELRPEVPEAVQTLHANDVKVSMLTGDNTRTARALAEIAGIDDVRAELRPEDKASIVAELSSKTPTAMIGDGINDAPALAGATVGIAMGATGSDAAIESADVAFTGHDLRLIPQALQHARRGSRIINQNIVLSLAIIIVLMPLAISGVLGLAAVVLVHEVAEVIVILNGLRAAQAKR
- the cmtR gene encoding Cd(II)/Pb(II)-sensing metalloregulatory transcriptional regulator CmtR produces the protein MLTIASRLDVMNRFGRALADPTRSRILMTLLDGPSYPSVLSRDLDLTRSNVSNHLTCLRDCGIVVAEPEGRKTRYEIADPHLATALNALVNATLAVDENAPCIDPECSVPGCGGKGVDA